In Sphaeramia orbicularis chromosome 12, fSphaOr1.1, whole genome shotgun sequence, the following proteins share a genomic window:
- the sec31a gene encoding protein transport protein Sec31A isoform X3, giving the protein MKLKEVNRTAIQSWSPAEHHPIYLATGTSAQQLDASFSTNASLEFFKLDLADPSLDMKSCGSFSSPHRYHKLVWGPFGIDAQGHPSGVLIAGGENGNVILYDPAKIIAGESDVVIAESDKHTGPVRALDVNPFQTNLVASGGNESEIYIWDMNNFGSPMTPGPKTQPLEDISCVAWNRQVQHILASASPSGRASVWDLRKNDLIIKVSDHSNRMHCSGLAWNPEVATQLVLASEDDRMPVIQMWDLRFATSPLKIFENHTRGVLAIAWSLADPELLLSCGKDSKILCWNPNTAEVLYELPTSSQWCFDIQWCPRNPAVLSAAGFDGHIDIYSIMGGTNQAQSQRHADQISNSFGNMDPFGTGQTLPPLQLPQASATPATINPLKKPPKWIRRPVGATFAFGGKLVSLENSKPNPQQPQQPTSHIVHISQVVTETAFLKRSDQLQATLSAGSFVDFCQEKIDAAENEFEKIVWSFLKANFDSDIRSRFLELLGYNKEELALKISAALEEKPADPPKVEVPAPVALQPLAELSLAPPVDTPEAAFDMIAAANLQPAATLELDSGPNPQTEETTELDVEEKNTVDAATDEAEEGGDQVLNEEPVEEEQEKEIEEGEEKKEEEEKEEEEKKDEEEEKKEEEEEEEEEEEEIPLEEEITAPVEDEPSPAEISAPTEEVPEASAPSDGVSLSISQDVDGLITQALLTGDFEGAVELCLHDNRMADSIILAIAGGAELLEKTQKKYFTKTHSKITKLISAVVMKDWHDILKTCELQNWREALAAVMTYAQPEEFSSLCDLLGDRLEASADTQLQAQACLCYICAGNVEKLVSCWTRAQSGHSPLSLQDLVEKVMVMQRAVEQTQRSGPAAIGVLLAEKMSQYANLLASQGSLSTAITYLPDNTNQITVQQLRDRLSQALGQKTVAPAAPVQTQRAQTKQPASQIQHGSALSRHPYTPVQPTPAPAPAPAPLPTPSSAPAQPQYYQPVRAASTVTSWSNQTPTALPNVPPPLPVGTASDQQVEPPNPMYGMPPSGTATAPPPSSTPAYMYSHQFQPYAQVNQYPPGAGGAPIYQPLQYSSAAAPPPPPPAEPSSPPHPPGFLSQYTQPILSQPAPPVYPGQPPISHCLSSSPPSHPTFFPTSSSSFPIPPSSAASFQHGGPGSPGSYMPLPPPSGVSGPQNGWNDPPALSRAPKKKQVPEHYTPPAPITSPIMAPLGADPQALPISSGTPQAMNQAPHGVQAPYSGMHQQQLSPPAMNPAMPKTSVEGAPGAPTGDVIQPLQSIPAEKIMKKPIPDEHLVLKTTFEGLIQKCLAVATDPQTKRKLDDANKRLEALYDKLREQTLSPAIVGGLHNIARTIESRSYTEGLNIHTHIVSSSNFSETSAFMPVLKVVLTQANKLGV; this is encoded by the exons ATGAAACTCAAAGAGGTCAACCGTACAGCCATCCAGAGCTGGAGTCCTGCAGAGCACCACCCCATCTACCTGGCAACAG GAACATCAGCACAGCAGCTTGATGCCTCCTTCAGCACCAATGCATCCTTGGAGTTCTTCAAGCTGGACTTGGCAGATCCATCTCTGGACATGAAATCATGCGGCAGCTTCTCATCTCCTCACAG ATACCACAAACTAGTGTGGGGTCCATTTGGCATTGATGCTCAGGGTCACCCATCTGGGGTCCTTATCGCTGGAGGGGAAAATGGCAACGTCATCCTTTATGACCCTGCAAAGATCATTGCTGGAGAAAGCGATGTAGTCATTGCTGAGAGTGACAAACACACAGGGCCAGTGAGAGCCCTCGACGTTAACCCATTCCAG ACAAACCTGGTTGCATCAGGTGGGAATGAGTCTGAAATATATATCTGGGATATGAATAACTTTGGATCTCCAATGACACCAGGACCTAAAACACAG CCTCTGGAAGATATCAGCTGTGTGGCGTGGAACAGACAGGTTCAACACATCCTTGCCTCTGCCAGCCCAAGTGGGCGGGCTTCAGTATGGGACCTCCGCAAAAATGACCTCATCATTAAAGTTAGCGACCATAGCAACAGA ATGCATTGCTCTGGGTTGGCTTGGAACCCAGAAGTGGCCACTCAGCTGGTCTTGGCCTCTGAGGACGACCGGATGCCAGTCATCCAGATGTGGGACTTACGTTTTGCTACCTCACCTCTCAAAATATTTGAGAATCACACACG CGGTGTCCTGGCCATTGCCTGGAGCTTGGCTGACCCTGAGCTGCTTCTGAGCTGTGGGAAAGACAGTAAGATTCTGTGCTGGAATCCAAACACAGCAGAG GTTCTGTATGAGTTGCCCACCAGCAGTCAGTGGTGCTTTGACATCCAGTGGTGTCCCAGGAACCCTGCAGTGCTTTCAGCTGCAGGATTTGATGGACACATCGATATCTACTCCATCATGGGAGGCACCAATCAGGCACAAAGCCAGAGGCATGCAGACCAG ATTAGTAACTCATTTGGGAATATGGATCCATTTGGTACGGGTCAAACTCTGCCTCCGCTGCAGCTTCCCCAGGCGTCTGCCACTCCAGCTACAATCAACCCCCTGAAGAAACCACCCAAGTGGATTCGCAGACCTGTGGGAGCTACTTTTGCT TTCGGTGGGAAGCTGGTATCTTTGGAGAATTCAAAGCCGAACCCCCAGCAGCCTCAGCAGCCCACATCGCACATTGTACATATCAGCCAAGTTGTTACAGAAACAGCATTTCTGAAGCGCTCCGATCAGCTGCAGGCCACTCTGAGTGCAGGCAGCTTTGTGGATTTCTGCCAGGAAAAGATCGATGCagctgaaaatgagtttgagaagaTTGTTTGGTCCTTTCTCAAG gcTAATTTCGATAGTGATATCCGCAGTAGGTTCTTGGAGCTTCTGGGGTACAACAAAGAGGAGCTAGCCTTAAAA ATTTCAGCAGCGTTGGAGGAAAAGCCTGCTGATCCTCCAAAG GTGGAAGTGCCTGCTCCAGTCGCCCTGCAGCCTTTAGCAGAGCTCAGCCTTGCCCCTCCTGTTGACACTCCTGAGGCAGCATTCGACATGATTGCTGCAGCAAACCTGCAACCAGCAGCCACACTGGAACTGGACTCAGGTCCTAATCCACAGACAGAAGAAACAACAGAACTTGATGTAGAGGAAAAGAACACAGTGGATGCTGCTACAGATGAAGCAGAAGAAGGTGGAGACCAGGTTCTTAATGAGGAGCctgtggaggaggagcaggagaaggagatagaggagggggaagaaaaaaaggaggaggaggagaaggaagaggaggaaaagaaggatgaggaggaagagaagaaagaggaggaggaggaggaggaggaggaggaggaggagatcccTTTGGAGGAG GAGATAACAGCACCAGTGGAGGACGAGCCCAGTCCTGCTGAGATTTCAGCTCCAACTGAGGAGGTTCCTGAAGCTTCAGCTCCTTCAGACGGAGTCAGTCTCAGCATCAGTCAAG ACGTGGATGGGCTGATCACACAGGCTCTGCTGACTGGAGACTTTGAAGGAGCTGTGGAGctctgtctccatgacaaccgtATGGCAGACAGCATCATCCTGGCCATTGCTGGAGGAGCTGAACTCCTagaaaaaacccagaaaaaataCTTTACAAAAACGCACAGTAAGATAACCAAG CTGATCAGTGCAGTGGTGATGAAGGACTGGCATGACATCCTGAAGACATGTGAGCTGCAGAACTGGAGGGAGGCTCTGGCTGCAGTCATGACCTACGCTCAGCCCGAGGAGTTTTCATCCCTCTGTG ACCTTCTCGGAGACAGACTGGAGGCATCGGCAGATACCCAGCTGCAAGCTCAGGCCTGTCTGTGTTACATCTGTGCTGGCAACGTGGAGAAACTGGTGTCTTGCTGGACCAGGGCACAAAGTGGACACAGTCCACTCTCTCTACAG GACCTGGTGGAGAAGGTGATGGTGATGCAACGTGCCGTAGAGCAGACCCAGCGCTCTGGTCCTGCTGCTATTGGTGTCCTGTTGGCTGAGAAGATGAGCCAGTATGCCAACCTTCTGGCCTCACAGGGCAGTCTGTCCACTGCTATCACCTACCTACCTGACAACACCAACCAG ATCACTGTACAGCAGCTCCGTGACCGCCTCAGTCAGGCTCTGGGGCAGAAAACGGTGGCTCCAGCAGCTCCGGTCCAAACCCAGAGGGCTCAGACTAAGCAGCCTGCCTCTCAGATTCAACATGGCTCAGCCTTGTCCCGTCATCCCTACACCCCGGTCCAGCccactccagctccagctccagctccagcaccTCTGCCTACGCCCAGCTCAGCCCCTGCACAGCCTCAGTATTACCAACCA GTGAGGGCTGCCTCCACTGTCACCTCCTGGAGTAACCAAACTCCCACAGCCCTCCCCAatgtccctcctcctcttccagtaGGCACCGCCTCAGACCAACAG GTGGAGCCTCCAAACCCCATGTACGGGATGCCACCATCCGGCACAGCCACTGCTCCTCCGCCCTCCTCCACTCCTGCATACATGTACTCCCATCAGTTCCAGC CCTATGCCCAGGTCAACCAGTACCCACCTGGAGCTGGGGGGGCACCTATCTATCAGCCTCTTCAGtactcctctgctgctgctcccccccctcctcctcctgcagagCCTTCttcccccccacacccccctggCTTCCTCTCTCAGTACACTCAGCCCATCCTCTCTCAGCCTGCCCCCCCAGTCTATCCTGGTCAACCTCCCATCAGCcactgcctctcctcctctcctccctcccatcCAACTTTCTTTCCGACTTCTTCCTCGTCCTTTCCTATTCCTCCGTCCTCGGCAGCGTCTTTCCAGCATGGCGGGCCAGGATCTCCTGGGTCATACATGCCTCTCCCTCCACCGAGTGGAGTCTCAG GACCTCAGAACGGCTGGAATGACCCTCCAGCTCTGAGCAGAGCACCAAAGAAGAAG CAGGTTCCAGAACACTACACACCTCCCGCCCCCATCACCTCTCCCATCATGGCTCCACTGGGTGCTGACCCTCAGGCTCTGCCCATATCCTCTGGGACCCCCCAGGCCATGAACCAGGCCCCACATGGTGTCCAGGCCCCTTATTCAGGCATGCACCAGCAGCAGCTGTCCCCTCCAGCCATGAACCCTGCTATGCCCAAGACCAGCGTGGAAGGTGCACCAGGGGCACCCACTGGTGATGTCATACAG CCTCTGCAGTCCATTCCTGCTGAGAAGATTATGAAGAAGCCCATCCCTGATGAGCACCTGGTCCTGAAGACCACATTCGAGGGGCTCATCCAGAAATGCTTGGCTGTAGCTACAGACCCT CAAACTAAGAGGAAACTTGATGATGCCAACAAGCGTCTGGAGGCACTCTATGACAAACTCAGAGAGCAGACT CTCTCTCCTGCCATTGTTGGAGGACTTCATAACATAGCCAGGACTATAGAGTCCCGGTCCTACACAGAGGGCCTCAACATCCACACCCACATAGTCAGCAGCAGCAACTTCAGTGAGACCTCAGCTTTCATGCCTGTACTGAAGGTGGTGCTGACACAAGCCAACAAACTCGGGGTCTGA
- the sec31a gene encoding protein transport protein Sec31A isoform X1: protein MKLKEVNRTAIQSWSPAEHHPIYLATGTSAQQLDASFSTNASLEFFKLDLADPSLDMKSCGSFSSPHRYHKLVWGPFGIDAQGHPSGVLIAGGENGNVILYDPAKIIAGESDVVIAESDKHTGPVRALDVNPFQTNLVASGGNESEIYIWDMNNFGSPMTPGPKTQPLEDISCVAWNRQVQHILASASPSGRASVWDLRKNDLIIKVSDHSNRMHCSGLAWNPEVATQLVLASEDDRMPVIQMWDLRFATSPLKIFENHTRGVLAIAWSLADPELLLSCGKDSKILCWNPNTAEVLYELPTSSQWCFDIQWCPRNPAVLSAAGFDGHIDIYSIMGGTNQAQSQRHADQISNSFGNMDPFGTGQTLPPLQLPQASATPATINPLKKPPKWIRRPVGATFAFGGKLVSLENSKPNPQQPQQPTSHIVHISQVVTETAFLKRSDQLQATLSAGSFVDFCQEKIDAAENEFEKIVWSFLKANFDSDIRSRFLELLGYNKEELALKISAALEEKPADPPKVEVPAPVALQPLAELSLAPPVDTPEAAFDMIAAANLQPAATLELDSGPNPQTEETTELDVEEKNTVDAATDEAEEGGDQVLNEEPVEEEQEKEIEEGEEKKEEEEKEEEEKKDEEEEKKEEEEEEEEEEEEIPLEEEITAPVEDEPSPAEISAPTEEVPEASAPSDGVSLSISQDVDGLITQALLTGDFEGAVELCLHDNRMADSIILAIAGGAELLEKTQKKYFTKTHSKITKLISAVVMKDWHDILKTCELQNWREALAAVMTYAQPEEFSSLCDLLGDRLEASADTQLQAQACLCYICAGNVEKLVSCWTRAQSGHSPLSLQDLVEKVMVMQRAVEQTQRSGPAAIGVLLAEKMSQYANLLASQGSLSTAITYLPDNTNQITVQQLRDRLSQALGQKTVAPAAPVQTQRAQTKQPASQIQHGSALSRHPYTPVQPTPAPAPAPAPLPTPSSAPAQPQYYQPVRAASTVTSWSNQTPTALPNVPPPLPVGTASDQQVEPPNPMYGMPPSGTATAPPPSSTPAYMYSHQFQPYAQVNQYPPGAGGAPIYQPLQYSSAAAPPPPPPAEPSSPPHPPGFLSQYTQPILSQPAPPVYPGQPPISHCLSSSPPSHPTFFPTSSSSFPIPPSSAASFQHGGPGSPGSYMPLPPPSGVSGTQLDSDPELIPASQKTGPQNGWNDPPALSRAPKKKQVPEHYTPPAPITSPIMAPLGADPQALPISSGTPQAMNQAPHGVQAPYSGMHQQQLSPPAMNPAMPKTSVEGAPGAPTGDVIQPLQSIPAEKIMKKPIPDEHLVLKTTFEGLIQKCLAVATDPQTKRKLDDANKRLEALYDKLREQTLSPAIVGGLHNIARTIESRSYTEGLNIHTHIVSSSNFSETSAFMPVLKVVLTQANKLGV from the exons ATGAAACTCAAAGAGGTCAACCGTACAGCCATCCAGAGCTGGAGTCCTGCAGAGCACCACCCCATCTACCTGGCAACAG GAACATCAGCACAGCAGCTTGATGCCTCCTTCAGCACCAATGCATCCTTGGAGTTCTTCAAGCTGGACTTGGCAGATCCATCTCTGGACATGAAATCATGCGGCAGCTTCTCATCTCCTCACAG ATACCACAAACTAGTGTGGGGTCCATTTGGCATTGATGCTCAGGGTCACCCATCTGGGGTCCTTATCGCTGGAGGGGAAAATGGCAACGTCATCCTTTATGACCCTGCAAAGATCATTGCTGGAGAAAGCGATGTAGTCATTGCTGAGAGTGACAAACACACAGGGCCAGTGAGAGCCCTCGACGTTAACCCATTCCAG ACAAACCTGGTTGCATCAGGTGGGAATGAGTCTGAAATATATATCTGGGATATGAATAACTTTGGATCTCCAATGACACCAGGACCTAAAACACAG CCTCTGGAAGATATCAGCTGTGTGGCGTGGAACAGACAGGTTCAACACATCCTTGCCTCTGCCAGCCCAAGTGGGCGGGCTTCAGTATGGGACCTCCGCAAAAATGACCTCATCATTAAAGTTAGCGACCATAGCAACAGA ATGCATTGCTCTGGGTTGGCTTGGAACCCAGAAGTGGCCACTCAGCTGGTCTTGGCCTCTGAGGACGACCGGATGCCAGTCATCCAGATGTGGGACTTACGTTTTGCTACCTCACCTCTCAAAATATTTGAGAATCACACACG CGGTGTCCTGGCCATTGCCTGGAGCTTGGCTGACCCTGAGCTGCTTCTGAGCTGTGGGAAAGACAGTAAGATTCTGTGCTGGAATCCAAACACAGCAGAG GTTCTGTATGAGTTGCCCACCAGCAGTCAGTGGTGCTTTGACATCCAGTGGTGTCCCAGGAACCCTGCAGTGCTTTCAGCTGCAGGATTTGATGGACACATCGATATCTACTCCATCATGGGAGGCACCAATCAGGCACAAAGCCAGAGGCATGCAGACCAG ATTAGTAACTCATTTGGGAATATGGATCCATTTGGTACGGGTCAAACTCTGCCTCCGCTGCAGCTTCCCCAGGCGTCTGCCACTCCAGCTACAATCAACCCCCTGAAGAAACCACCCAAGTGGATTCGCAGACCTGTGGGAGCTACTTTTGCT TTCGGTGGGAAGCTGGTATCTTTGGAGAATTCAAAGCCGAACCCCCAGCAGCCTCAGCAGCCCACATCGCACATTGTACATATCAGCCAAGTTGTTACAGAAACAGCATTTCTGAAGCGCTCCGATCAGCTGCAGGCCACTCTGAGTGCAGGCAGCTTTGTGGATTTCTGCCAGGAAAAGATCGATGCagctgaaaatgagtttgagaagaTTGTTTGGTCCTTTCTCAAG gcTAATTTCGATAGTGATATCCGCAGTAGGTTCTTGGAGCTTCTGGGGTACAACAAAGAGGAGCTAGCCTTAAAA ATTTCAGCAGCGTTGGAGGAAAAGCCTGCTGATCCTCCAAAG GTGGAAGTGCCTGCTCCAGTCGCCCTGCAGCCTTTAGCAGAGCTCAGCCTTGCCCCTCCTGTTGACACTCCTGAGGCAGCATTCGACATGATTGCTGCAGCAAACCTGCAACCAGCAGCCACACTGGAACTGGACTCAGGTCCTAATCCACAGACAGAAGAAACAACAGAACTTGATGTAGAGGAAAAGAACACAGTGGATGCTGCTACAGATGAAGCAGAAGAAGGTGGAGACCAGGTTCTTAATGAGGAGCctgtggaggaggagcaggagaaggagatagaggagggggaagaaaaaaaggaggaggaggagaaggaagaggaggaaaagaaggatgaggaggaagagaagaaagaggaggaggaggaggaggaggaggaggaggaggagatcccTTTGGAGGAG GAGATAACAGCACCAGTGGAGGACGAGCCCAGTCCTGCTGAGATTTCAGCTCCAACTGAGGAGGTTCCTGAAGCTTCAGCTCCTTCAGACGGAGTCAGTCTCAGCATCAGTCAAG ACGTGGATGGGCTGATCACACAGGCTCTGCTGACTGGAGACTTTGAAGGAGCTGTGGAGctctgtctccatgacaaccgtATGGCAGACAGCATCATCCTGGCCATTGCTGGAGGAGCTGAACTCCTagaaaaaacccagaaaaaataCTTTACAAAAACGCACAGTAAGATAACCAAG CTGATCAGTGCAGTGGTGATGAAGGACTGGCATGACATCCTGAAGACATGTGAGCTGCAGAACTGGAGGGAGGCTCTGGCTGCAGTCATGACCTACGCTCAGCCCGAGGAGTTTTCATCCCTCTGTG ACCTTCTCGGAGACAGACTGGAGGCATCGGCAGATACCCAGCTGCAAGCTCAGGCCTGTCTGTGTTACATCTGTGCTGGCAACGTGGAGAAACTGGTGTCTTGCTGGACCAGGGCACAAAGTGGACACAGTCCACTCTCTCTACAG GACCTGGTGGAGAAGGTGATGGTGATGCAACGTGCCGTAGAGCAGACCCAGCGCTCTGGTCCTGCTGCTATTGGTGTCCTGTTGGCTGAGAAGATGAGCCAGTATGCCAACCTTCTGGCCTCACAGGGCAGTCTGTCCACTGCTATCACCTACCTACCTGACAACACCAACCAG ATCACTGTACAGCAGCTCCGTGACCGCCTCAGTCAGGCTCTGGGGCAGAAAACGGTGGCTCCAGCAGCTCCGGTCCAAACCCAGAGGGCTCAGACTAAGCAGCCTGCCTCTCAGATTCAACATGGCTCAGCCTTGTCCCGTCATCCCTACACCCCGGTCCAGCccactccagctccagctccagctccagcaccTCTGCCTACGCCCAGCTCAGCCCCTGCACAGCCTCAGTATTACCAACCA GTGAGGGCTGCCTCCACTGTCACCTCCTGGAGTAACCAAACTCCCACAGCCCTCCCCAatgtccctcctcctcttccagtaGGCACCGCCTCAGACCAACAG GTGGAGCCTCCAAACCCCATGTACGGGATGCCACCATCCGGCACAGCCACTGCTCCTCCGCCCTCCTCCACTCCTGCATACATGTACTCCCATCAGTTCCAGC CCTATGCCCAGGTCAACCAGTACCCACCTGGAGCTGGGGGGGCACCTATCTATCAGCCTCTTCAGtactcctctgctgctgctcccccccctcctcctcctgcagagCCTTCttcccccccacacccccctggCTTCCTCTCTCAGTACACTCAGCCCATCCTCTCTCAGCCTGCCCCCCCAGTCTATCCTGGTCAACCTCCCATCAGCcactgcctctcctcctctcctccctcccatcCAACTTTCTTTCCGACTTCTTCCTCGTCCTTTCCTATTCCTCCGTCCTCGGCAGCGTCTTTCCAGCATGGCGGGCCAGGATCTCCTGGGTCATACATGCCTCTCCCTCCACCGAGTGGAGTCTCAGGTACACAGCTCGACTCTGACCCTGAGCTGATCCCCGCCTCTCAGAAAACAG GACCTCAGAACGGCTGGAATGACCCTCCAGCTCTGAGCAGAGCACCAAAGAAGAAG CAGGTTCCAGAACACTACACACCTCCCGCCCCCATCACCTCTCCCATCATGGCTCCACTGGGTGCTGACCCTCAGGCTCTGCCCATATCCTCTGGGACCCCCCAGGCCATGAACCAGGCCCCACATGGTGTCCAGGCCCCTTATTCAGGCATGCACCAGCAGCAGCTGTCCCCTCCAGCCATGAACCCTGCTATGCCCAAGACCAGCGTGGAAGGTGCACCAGGGGCACCCACTGGTGATGTCATACAG CCTCTGCAGTCCATTCCTGCTGAGAAGATTATGAAGAAGCCCATCCCTGATGAGCACCTGGTCCTGAAGACCACATTCGAGGGGCTCATCCAGAAATGCTTGGCTGTAGCTACAGACCCT CAAACTAAGAGGAAACTTGATGATGCCAACAAGCGTCTGGAGGCACTCTATGACAAACTCAGAGAGCAGACT CTCTCTCCTGCCATTGTTGGAGGACTTCATAACATAGCCAGGACTATAGAGTCCCGGTCCTACACAGAGGGCCTCAACATCCACACCCACATAGTCAGCAGCAGCAACTTCAGTGAGACCTCAGCTTTCATGCCTGTACTGAAGGTGGTGCTGACACAAGCCAACAAACTCGGGGTCTGA